From one Rhizobium rosettiformans genomic stretch:
- a CDS encoding sensor histidine kinase, whose amino-acid sequence MSQTMHFLGVPGRVADDISAFDWSSTSLGPPETWPPALVTTLRQVLATRQPMCFWWGDDLLQFYNDAYLPMLAGRATSALGQPFREYWGDVWDGVEPFVLRAQAGEGTWIENLPLRILRNGVMQDSFWTFSYSPLYDDQGAIAGILNVVTETTSAVLDRQALQQAYLEAQKHLDERERHEDELKLLNRELAHRMKNTLAMVQSIVSQSLRGATSIPEAATTIGGRIQTLAKAQDVLTGMSVTAAEITAIARTAVAPHVDGDDRISIVGPQVYLSAQQALGLSLAIHELATNATKYGALARPEGRISVRWSKGEDNRFTFDWQESGGPPVTEPSRRGFGSRLTERVVSDLFQGQAAILFEPTGVSFSLIGKLHNADDLDT is encoded by the coding sequence ATGAGCCAGACCATGCATTTTCTCGGTGTGCCGGGACGAGTGGCAGACGATATCAGTGCATTCGACTGGAGCAGCACATCGCTCGGGCCGCCCGAAACCTGGCCGCCCGCCTTGGTGACGACGCTTCGGCAGGTTCTCGCCACGCGTCAACCCATGTGCTTCTGGTGGGGAGACGATCTTCTCCAGTTCTACAACGACGCCTATCTGCCGATGCTTGCCGGTCGGGCGACAAGCGCGCTCGGTCAGCCGTTTCGCGAGTATTGGGGCGATGTCTGGGACGGTGTCGAGCCATTCGTGCTGCGTGCCCAGGCGGGCGAGGGCACCTGGATCGAGAACCTTCCCTTGCGCATCCTCCGCAACGGGGTCATGCAGGACAGCTTCTGGACCTTTTCCTACAGCCCTCTCTATGATGACCAGGGAGCGATTGCCGGCATCTTGAACGTGGTCACCGAGACCACGAGCGCGGTTTTGGACCGTCAGGCGCTGCAGCAGGCCTATCTCGAGGCGCAGAAGCATCTCGACGAGCGCGAACGGCATGAGGACGAACTCAAGCTCCTGAACCGCGAACTCGCGCACCGGATGAAAAATACGCTCGCCATGGTCCAGTCGATCGTTAGTCAGAGCCTGCGCGGCGCGACGTCGATTCCGGAAGCGGCAACCACGATCGGCGGACGCATCCAGACGCTGGCCAAGGCGCAGGACGTGCTGACCGGCATGAGTGTCACGGCCGCCGAGATCACCGCGATCGCACGAACGGCCGTTGCGCCCCATGTCGACGGCGACGACCGCATCTCGATTGTCGGCCCTCAGGTCTATCTCTCCGCCCAGCAGGCACTGGGTCTATCGCTCGCAATCCACGAGCTCGCCACCAATGCCACGAAATACGGCGCCCTTGCGCGACCGGAGGGCCGCATCAGCGTCCGCTGGAGCAAGGGCGAGGACAACCGTTTCACCTTCGACTGGCAGGAAAGCGGCGGCCCGCCGGTGACGGAGCCGAGCCGTCGCGGTTTCGGCTCTCGGTTGACCGAACGTGTCGTTTCCGATCTCTTCCAGGGGCAGGCTGCGATCCTCTTCGAGCCCACGGGCGTGTCCTTTTCCCTGATCGGCAAACTGCACAATGCGGATGATCTCGACACGTGA
- a CDS encoding glycine--tRNA ligase subunit alpha, whose protein sequence is MDPKRSFQALILTLHAYWADKGCAVLQPYDMEVGAGTFHPATTLRALGPKPWRAAYVQPSRRPSDGRYGENPNRLQHYYQYQVILKPNPSNLQELYLGSLKAIGLDPLLHDIRFVEDDWESPTLGAWGLGWECWCDGMEVSQFTYFQAVCGIDCSPVAGELTYGLERLAMYVQGVDSIYDINYNGREGEEKISYGDVFLQAEQEYSRHNFEFANTEMLHRHFIDAEKECQALLAAGAPSDSENQRLHKCVFPAYDQCIKASHIFNLLDARGVISVTERQAYIGRVRALAKSCGEAFLLTDAGGVNFGRAA, encoded by the coding sequence ATGGACCCCAAGCGCTCGTTCCAGGCGCTGATCCTGACGCTGCATGCCTATTGGGCAGACAAGGGTTGCGCGGTGCTGCAGCCCTACGACATGGAAGTGGGCGCCGGCACCTTCCATCCTGCGACCACGCTCAGGGCACTCGGTCCGAAGCCCTGGCGCGCCGCTTACGTCCAGCCTTCGCGCCGTCCGTCCGACGGCCGCTACGGCGAAAACCCGAACCGGTTGCAGCATTATTACCAGTACCAGGTGATCCTGAAGCCGAACCCGTCCAACCTGCAGGAGCTTTACCTCGGCTCGCTGAAGGCGATCGGCCTTGATCCACTGCTGCATGATATCCGCTTCGTTGAAGACGACTGGGAAAGCCCGACGCTCGGCGCCTGGGGTCTCGGCTGGGAATGCTGGTGTGACGGCATGGAAGTCTCGCAGTTCACCTATTTTCAGGCCGTCTGCGGCATCGACTGCTCGCCGGTCGCGGGCGAACTGACCTATGGTCTCGAGCGCCTCGCCATGTATGTTCAGGGCGTCGACAGCATCTACGACATCAATTACAACGGGCGCGAAGGCGAAGAGAAGATCTCCTATGGGGACGTCTTCCTGCAGGCCGAGCAGGAATATTCCCGCCACAACTTCGAATTCGCCAATACCGAGATGCTGCATCGCCATTTCATCGATGCCGAGAAGGAATGTCAGGCCCTGCTCGCCGCCGGCGCGCCCTCGGATTCGGAAAACCAGCGCCTGCACAAATGCGTCTTCCCGGCCTATGACCAGTGCATAAAGGCCTCCCACATCTTCAACCTGCTCGATGCCCGCGGCGTCATTTCGGTCACCGAACGCCAGGCCTATATCGGCCGCGTTCGTGCGCTGGCGAAAAGCTGCGGCGAGGCGTTCCTGCTGACCGATGCAGGTGGGGTGAACTTCGGCCGGGCTGCGTAA
- a CDS encoding response regulator — MITVLCVEDERDVRELIAEELEEAGIRVLQAENGKEGLDKILTHRPDIVISDITMPEMDGISMLGELQINHPQLSNMPFLFLTALADRDKMIEGLGAGAESYLTKPIDFDVLMAKIHGLVVRIENRVAAGLEF; from the coding sequence ATGATCACCGTGCTTTGCGTCGAAGACGAAAGAGACGTCCGCGAACTGATCGCCGAGGAACTCGAGGAGGCCGGCATCCGCGTGCTGCAGGCGGAGAACGGCAAGGAGGGCCTCGACAAGATCCTCACCCATCGGCCCGACATCGTGATTTCCGACATCACCATGCCGGAGATGGACGGGATCTCCATGCTCGGCGAACTGCAGATCAACCACCCGCAACTCTCCAACATGCCCTTCCTCTTCCTCACGGCGCTCGCCGACCGGGACAAGATGATCGAGGGACTGGGCGCGGGCGCCGAAAGCTACCTCACCAAACCGATCGACTTCGATGTGCTGATGGCCAAGATCCACGGACTGGTGGTCCGGATCGAAAACCGGGTAGCGGCGGGGCTGGAGTTTTAG
- a CDS encoding sensor histidine kinase, which yields MQTISWNSLPPWALLASRDILKAALPERRLSDTLKDVLSIITALPQLDLSEMAAIYIRDAGQDRQRLLHHNTADQLELPIDLPLGARMPECIADREDLHPYWIPISLPGNPDFGTGVFFSRSDRPINLESLSALRLLTQDIGPIIQQRNGCTSSLLDMVELSTDEIYIFEPQRFTISRTNATASVRTGYAREALNGMTPASLKVGISELDYRAKLMPLVEGSTQSVTFDATQRRRNGTVYPVKVHVWRIRGPSSDLFAEVAIATADQRKAFGLLEQVFDAIPGGIGVFDNRSRLLMANRRLYDLMNIPPEMFPPGSKFEDILRYNASRGEWGDGDPEAMVRERVEQAALGLPYSFERERKSGKVLAVRSEPLSNGGYVLSYSDITLRKRAEKDLIRHRDALERTVHQRTAEIAAQAAALEEALQQEKNINAMQRQFVAMTSHEFRTPLAIIDGAAQRIQRKKGEMEARFLADKTQQIRSAVARMVVLMESFLSAGRMDTGKIELTLVDCSLHKLIEQAIKRQKLSSQHHRFDAEIEALPSVIRCDALGISQVLTNLLSNAVKYAPRAPDITIRGWEEDGFVFLSVKDKGVGIDAEDVPKLFQPYFRARTSTGIAGTGIGLSLVKQIVALHDGDIFVESERGKGTCFTLVLPIQGPAAKDTAEPAPEVSAA from the coding sequence ATGCAGACAATAAGCTGGAATTCTCTACCCCCGTGGGCCCTGCTCGCCAGCCGCGACATCCTGAAAGCGGCGCTTCCGGAGCGACGGCTCAGCGATACGCTGAAGGATGTTCTTTCGATCATCACTGCGCTGCCGCAACTCGATCTTTCGGAGATGGCGGCGATCTATATCCGCGACGCAGGACAGGACCGGCAACGGCTGCTGCACCACAACACGGCGGACCAGTTGGAACTGCCGATTGACCTGCCGCTGGGCGCACGGATGCCCGAATGCATTGCGGATCGAGAAGACCTCCATCCCTACTGGATACCCATCAGTCTGCCCGGCAATCCGGATTTCGGCACCGGCGTCTTCTTCAGCCGCAGCGACAGACCGATCAACCTGGAGAGCCTGTCTGCACTGCGGCTGCTCACTCAGGACATCGGACCGATCATCCAGCAGCGCAATGGCTGCACGTCGTCCCTTCTCGACATGGTCGAGCTCTCGACCGACGAGATCTATATCTTCGAGCCGCAGCGCTTCACGATCAGCCGGACGAATGCGACGGCGAGTGTCCGGACGGGCTATGCGCGCGAAGCCCTGAACGGCATGACGCCCGCATCGCTCAAGGTGGGCATCTCCGAACTCGATTATCGCGCCAAGCTCATGCCGCTCGTCGAGGGCAGCACCCAGAGCGTGACCTTTGACGCGACCCAGCGGCGGCGAAACGGGACCGTCTATCCGGTCAAGGTGCATGTCTGGCGGATCCGCGGCCCCTCTTCCGACCTCTTTGCCGAGGTTGCAATCGCAACCGCCGACCAGCGCAAGGCCTTTGGGCTGCTGGAGCAAGTCTTCGATGCCATTCCGGGCGGGATCGGCGTCTTCGACAATCGCTCGCGGCTCTTGATGGCAAACCGGCGGCTCTATGACCTGATGAACATTCCGCCGGAGATGTTTCCACCTGGTTCCAAGTTCGAAGACATCCTCCGCTACAATGCCAGCCGCGGAGAATGGGGCGATGGCGACCCTGAAGCCATGGTCCGCGAGCGGGTGGAGCAGGCAGCTCTCGGACTGCCCTACAGCTTCGAGCGAGAGCGCAAGAGCGGCAAGGTGCTCGCCGTGCGCTCGGAGCCGCTTTCGAATGGCGGCTATGTGTTGAGTTACTCCGACATCACGCTGCGCAAGCGGGCCGAAAAGGATCTCATCCGCCACCGTGACGCGCTCGAAAGAACGGTCCATCAGCGCACCGCCGAAATCGCCGCCCAGGCAGCAGCGCTGGAAGAGGCGTTACAGCAGGAGAAGAACATCAACGCGATGCAGCGGCAGTTCGTGGCGATGACCAGCCACGAATTCCGCACGCCGCTCGCGATCATCGACGGCGCTGCGCAGCGCATCCAGCGCAAGAAGGGCGAGATGGAAGCGCGCTTTCTCGCGGACAAGACGCAGCAGATCCGATCGGCCGTTGCCCGCATGGTGGTGCTGATGGAAAGCTTCCTGTCTGCCGGGCGCATGGACACCGGCAAGATCGAGCTGACACTGGTCGACTGCTCCCTGCACAAGTTGATCGAGCAGGCCATCAAGCGGCAGAAGCTCTCATCCCAGCATCACCGTTTCGATGCCGAAATCGAGGCTTTGCCGTCCGTCATTCGATGCGATGCGCTGGGGATTTCCCAGGTACTGACCAACCTGCTGTCCAACGCCGTCAAATATGCGCCGCGCGCGCCCGACATCACCATCCGCGGCTGGGAGGAGGACGGCTTTGTCTTTCTCTCAGTCAAGGACAAAGGCGTCGGCATCGACGCGGAGGATGTGCCGAAACTCTTCCAACCCTATTTCCGCGCCCGCACCTCGACCGGCATTGCCGGTACGGGGATCGGCCTGTCGCTCGTCAAGCAGATCGTAGCCCTGCATGACGGCGACATCTTTGTCGAAAGCGAACGGGGAAAGGGTACCTGTTTCACGCTTGTGCTGCCGATCCAGGGACCGGCAGCCAAAGACACTGCCGAACCGGCGCCGGAGGTCAGCGCCGCCTGA
- a CDS encoding LemA family protein: MFTTLAILAAIGAYLVFIYNGLVKARQMAEEAWSGIDVQLKRRADLIPNLIETVKGYAGHEKETLENVVELRNRAQAVPAGDVAGRAQAEGLLGAALGRIIALAEAYPDLKANENFLELQRSLETVEGELQMSRRYYNGAARDLNVKVESFPNNLVAGQFGFSKKPYFEIANEADRAVPTVKF; the protein is encoded by the coding sequence ATGTTCACGACACTTGCCATTCTTGCCGCCATCGGCGCCTATCTCGTCTTCATCTACAACGGCCTGGTGAAGGCCCGGCAGATGGCCGAGGAAGCCTGGTCGGGCATCGACGTGCAGCTGAAGCGCCGGGCAGACCTCATCCCCAACCTGATCGAGACGGTGAAGGGCTATGCCGGCCATGAGAAGGAGACGCTTGAGAACGTCGTCGAGCTGCGCAACAGGGCGCAGGCCGTGCCCGCGGGCGATGTTGCCGGTCGCGCGCAGGCCGAAGGTCTGCTCGGGGCAGCGCTCGGCAGGATCATCGCGCTGGCAGAAGCCTATCCGGATCTGAAAGCCAACGAGAATTTCCTTGAGCTGCAGCGTTCGCTGGAAACCGTCGAAGGCGAGCTCCAGATGTCGCGCCGCTATTACAATGGCGCGGCCCGCGATCTGAACGTCAAGGTCGAGAGCTTCCCCAACAACCTCGTCGCCGGCCAGTTCGGCTTCTCGAAGAAACCCTATTTCGAGATTGCCAACGAGGCCGACCGTGCGGTACCGACGGTCAAGTTCTGA
- a CDS encoding 3-phosphoshikimate 1-carboxyvinyltransferase, translated as MTTDSVTILPPAHALTGKVSPPGSKSITNRALLLAGLAKGTSRLTGALKSDDTRYMAEALRQMGVTVEEPDATTFVVTSTGELKSPAEPLFLGNAGTATRFLTAALALGKGRYVVDGDEHMRKRPIKPLVEALQSLGVAIAAPSGCPPVAIDANGAFKKNHVIIDAGLSSQYVSALQMAAACGSEPFTIELAGADIGARGYIDLTLSAMRAFGAKVEQPTPSSWVIQPTGYTATDFHIEPDASAATYLWGAEVLTKGQIDIGTPSDAFTQPDAKAYDVIAQFPNMPAVIDGSQMQDAIPTIAVLAAFNETPVRFVGIENLRVKECDRIRAVSTGLNNIREGLAKEEGDDLLVFSDPSLAGQSLPADIDTFADHRIAMSFALAGLKIRDITILDPGCVAKTYPAYWDALASLGVDLVRNDPK; from the coding sequence ATGACGACTGACAGCGTGACCATCCTCCCGCCCGCCCATGCCCTGACCGGCAAGGTGAGCCCTCCGGGTTCGAAATCCATCACCAACCGTGCGCTTCTCTTGGCAGGCCTCGCCAAGGGCACCAGCCGCCTGACCGGCGCGCTGAAGAGCGACGACACCCGCTATATGGCCGAAGCGCTCCGCCAGATGGGCGTCACCGTCGAGGAGCCTGACGCCACCACCTTCGTCGTCACCAGCACGGGCGAGTTGAAGTCGCCAGCAGAACCGCTCTTCCTTGGCAACGCCGGCACCGCCACCCGCTTTCTCACCGCGGCCCTCGCGCTGGGCAAGGGCCGCTACGTCGTTGACGGCGATGAACACATGCGCAAGCGGCCGATCAAGCCGCTGGTCGAGGCGCTGCAGTCGCTCGGCGTGGCCATCGCCGCGCCCTCGGGGTGCCCGCCGGTCGCGATCGACGCCAATGGCGCCTTCAAGAAAAACCACGTCATCATCGATGCCGGCCTGTCGAGCCAGTATGTCTCGGCCCTGCAGATGGCAGCTGCCTGCGGTTCCGAGCCGTTCACCATCGAGCTTGCCGGTGCCGATATCGGCGCCCGCGGTTACATCGATCTGACGTTGTCGGCCATGCGTGCTTTCGGTGCCAAGGTCGAGCAACCGACGCCATCATCCTGGGTCATCCAGCCCACCGGTTATACCGCGACCGATTTTCACATCGAGCCCGATGCCTCTGCCGCCACCTATCTCTGGGGCGCGGAAGTTCTGACCAAGGGCCAGATCGATATCGGCACGCCGTCTGACGCTTTCACCCAGCCGGACGCCAAGGCCTATGACGTGATCGCCCAGTTCCCGAACATGCCCGCCGTCATCGACGGCAGCCAGATGCAGGATGCGATCCCGACGATTGCCGTGCTGGCAGCCTTCAACGAGACGCCGGTGCGCTTCGTCGGCATCGAGAACCTCCGCGTCAAGGAATGCGACCGCATCCGCGCCGTCTCGACGGGGCTGAACAACATCCGCGAGGGCCTTGCCAAGGAAGAGGGCGACGATCTCCTCGTCTTCTCTGACCCCTCGCTCGCAGGCCAGTCGCTGCCGGCTGACATCGACACCTTCGCCGATCACCGCATCGCCATGAGCTTTGCACTGGCGGGTCTCAAGATCCGCGACATCACCATCCTCGACCCCGGCTGCGTGGCCAAGACTTATCCCGCTTACTGGGATGCGCTCGCCTCACTCGGCGTCGATCTCGTCAGGAACGACCCGAAATGA
- a CDS encoding DUF2207 domain-containing protein, with amino-acid sequence MTTLLRLCSAFLLLIWMACGAQAEEVIREYHADITVLPDATIEVTETITVNAEGNEIRRGIFRDFPLYARDARGFRQKVDFELISVERDGRPEPNHTESVSGGIRIYTGSADVFLQPGEYTYTITYRTGRQIRYFEDHDELYWNVTGNGWLFPIDRAGATVTLPEGALPTRTTVYTGPSGSTAQNAREIPGSNGLEFETTRPLGPNEGLTIVLAFDKGVVAAPSSEDSTWWFIRDNLNTIIGFGGLAVIFLYYLRSWAAVGRDPPKGVVVPRWDPPEGISPALVNYIDNRGFSGAGWTALSAAALNLAVAGYVELDDLDNSITIRRTKKAVTGKLQSGEAALIAEIPSAGDALIIDKANGKKVQSVGNRFRQAIEKEHRNKYYKGNAGYTSLGIGLSIAVVASLFIFGDLDEDVYALIFVPTFFSVFFGTFTIGLVNSFRRGRSLFSKIIAILALALIGFVALSTMGLMLISMWIDLEATHQFPVLIAFGGILLVNLLFFFLMGAPTPLGRKLMDGIEGLRIYLTLAEKDRMNMAGAPTMSPSHFEKLLPYAVALGVEKPWSRTFETWLATAAAGAAAATAYNPAWYHGSNRGNLGDRIGGFSSSMASTIASTIPTPPPSSSSSSSGFSGGSSGGGGGGGGGGGW; translated from the coding sequence ATGACTACGCTTCTTCGCCTCTGCTCCGCTTTCCTTCTCCTCATCTGGATGGCATGCGGCGCGCAGGCCGAAGAGGTCATCCGCGAATACCACGCGGATATCACGGTCCTGCCCGATGCCACGATTGAGGTGACGGAAACGATCACCGTCAATGCCGAGGGCAACGAGATCAGGCGCGGCATTTTTCGCGACTTCCCGCTTTATGCGCGGGACGCGCGGGGCTTCCGCCAGAAGGTCGATTTCGAGCTGATTTCGGTGGAGCGGGACGGTCGGCCGGAGCCCAATCACACCGAATCCGTCTCCGGCGGCATCCGCATCTATACCGGCTCGGCCGACGTCTTCCTCCAGCCGGGCGAATACACCTACACCATCACCTATCGCACCGGTCGTCAGATCCGCTATTTCGAGGACCATGACGAACTCTACTGGAACGTGACCGGCAATGGCTGGCTCTTCCCGATCGATCGCGCGGGCGCGACCGTCACGCTGCCAGAAGGCGCGCTTCCGACGAGGACCACCGTCTACACCGGTCCCTCGGGGTCCACCGCCCAGAATGCTCGTGAAATTCCGGGATCGAATGGCCTCGAATTTGAGACCACACGACCGCTCGGCCCGAACGAGGGACTGACCATCGTGCTCGCCTTCGACAAGGGCGTGGTCGCAGCACCCTCGTCGGAAGACAGCACCTGGTGGTTCATCCGCGACAACCTCAACACCATCATCGGCTTCGGCGGCCTGGCCGTCATTTTCCTCTACTACCTGCGTTCCTGGGCAGCCGTCGGCCGCGACCCGCCGAAGGGCGTCGTGGTCCCGCGCTGGGATCCGCCGGAGGGAATTTCACCGGCGCTCGTCAACTATATCGACAACAGGGGTTTCTCCGGAGCCGGCTGGACCGCACTTTCGGCCGCGGCACTCAATCTCGCCGTGGCTGGCTATGTCGAACTCGATGATCTCGACAACAGCATTACCATCCGCCGCACGAAGAAGGCCGTCACCGGCAAGCTGCAGTCCGGTGAGGCCGCACTGATTGCGGAAATCCCGTCTGCCGGCGACGCGCTCATCATCGACAAGGCCAATGGCAAGAAGGTGCAATCGGTCGGCAATCGCTTTCGCCAGGCGATCGAAAAAGAACACCGCAACAAGTATTACAAGGGCAATGCCGGCTACACGTCGCTCGGCATCGGCCTCTCGATCGCCGTCGTCGCCTCGCTCTTCATCTTCGGCGACCTCGACGAGGATGTCTATGCGCTGATCTTCGTGCCCACCTTCTTCTCGGTCTTCTTCGGTACTTTCACGATCGGGTTGGTCAACTCGTTCAGGCGGGGCCGCTCTCTGTTCAGCAAGATCATCGCCATCCTGGCGCTGGCCCTGATCGGCTTTGTCGCGCTCTCCACCATGGGCCTGATGCTGATCTCCATGTGGATTGATCTCGAAGCCACCCACCAGTTCCCAGTGCTCATCGCCTTCGGCGGCATCCTTCTGGTCAACCTCCTCTTTTTCTTCCTGATGGGCGCGCCGACGCCGCTCGGGCGCAAGCTGATGGACGGCATCGAGGGCCTGCGCATCTATCTGACACTCGCCGAGAAAGACCGGATGAACATGGCCGGCGCGCCGACCATGTCGCCCAGCCATTTCGAAAAGCTCCTGCCCTATGCCGTGGCGCTCGGCGTCGAAAAGCCATGGTCGCGTACCTTCGAAACCTGGCTCGCGACAGCCGCTGCCGGAGCCGCAGCCGCGACAGCTTACAATCCGGCCTGGTACCACGGCAGCAATCGCGGCAATCTCGGCGACCGGATCGGCGGCTTCTCCTCCTCCATGGCCTCGACGATCGCCTCCACCATCCCGACACCCCCTCCATCCAGCTCCTCGTCGTCGTCAGGCTTCTCCGGCGGCTCTTCCGGCGGCGGCGGTGGCGGCGGCGGCGGGGGAGGGTGGTAG
- a CDS encoding type II toxin-antitoxin system RelE/ParE family toxin: MIRSYASAMTEAVASGKAPKGFPADLLRRAVVKLTLIDNATSLTDLMRPPGNRLEALKGDRAGQHSIRINDQWRICFVWSDNGAEQVEIVDCH; this comes from the coding sequence ATGATCCGGTCTTATGCGAGTGCAATGACGGAGGCGGTGGCCTCTGGAAAAGCGCCTAAGGGCTTCCCCGCAGATCTTCTTAGGCGTGCAGTCGTCAAGTTGACACTGATCGACAATGCCACCTCCCTGACAGATCTGATGCGCCCACCCGGCAACCGGTTGGAAGCTTTGAAGGGCGACAGGGCTGGGCAACATTCGATCCGGATCAACGACCAATGGCGTATCTGCTTCGTCTGGTCCGACAACGGTGCCGAACAGGTTGA